In Paraburkholderia flava, one genomic interval encodes:
- a CDS encoding DUF6513 domain-containing protein, whose protein sequence is MDHILFLTGRLAEKSLRRVLDSMAPTPFSWEVREIGLQVAALMTADMIGRRVNAPLAVQRVIVPGRCRGDLDALSRHYGVPVERGPEEVKDLPQFFGREAHPVDLSRYDTEIFAEIVDAPRLDVGGIVARAREHARQGADVIDVGCLPETPFPHLEDAVRALKAEGFRVSVDSMLTDELLRGGRAGADYLMSLNLDTLWIADEVPATPILVAREPGDPASLDAAIEKLVARNRAFYADPILDPIPFGLATSIARYVRLRERYPDIAIMMGIGNVTELTEADTSGINAVLLGIAAELRIGAVLTTSVSLHARRAVREADVARRMMHAAREAQVLPKGISGALATVHAKRPFPYSAEEIDEFARDVRDPNFRVQVAADGVHVYNRDGHHRSDDPFALYPELKLDNDGGHAFYMGVQLARAEIAWRLGKRFDQDQPLDWGCAVERPKEDLSAWCAPGTTKKKR, encoded by the coding sequence ATGGACCACATCCTCTTCCTGACGGGCCGGCTCGCCGAAAAAAGCCTGCGACGCGTGCTGGACAGCATGGCACCCACGCCGTTCAGTTGGGAAGTGCGCGAAATCGGCCTGCAGGTCGCCGCATTGATGACCGCCGATATGATCGGCCGTCGCGTGAATGCACCGCTCGCTGTGCAGCGGGTGATCGTGCCGGGCCGTTGTCGCGGCGATCTCGATGCGTTGAGCCGTCATTACGGCGTGCCGGTCGAACGCGGTCCCGAGGAAGTGAAGGATCTGCCGCAGTTCTTCGGTCGCGAAGCGCATCCGGTGGATCTGTCGCGCTACGACACGGAGATTTTCGCGGAGATCGTCGATGCGCCGCGTCTCGATGTCGGCGGCATCGTTGCGCGTGCGCGCGAACATGCGCGCCAGGGCGCGGACGTGATCGACGTCGGCTGTCTGCCGGAGACGCCGTTTCCACATCTCGAAGACGCCGTGCGCGCGCTGAAGGCCGAAGGTTTTCGCGTCAGCGTCGATTCGATGCTGACCGACGAACTGCTGCGCGGCGGCCGCGCAGGCGCCGACTATCTGATGAGCCTGAATCTCGACACGCTGTGGATCGCCGACGAAGTGCCTGCCACGCCGATTCTCGTCGCGCGCGAACCGGGCGATCCCGCATCGCTCGATGCCGCGATCGAAAAGCTTGTCGCACGCAACCGCGCGTTCTACGCAGACCCGATTCTCGATCCGATTCCGTTCGGACTCGCGACGTCGATCGCGCGTTACGTGCGATTGCGCGAACGCTATCCGGACATTGCGATCATGATGGGCATCGGCAACGTCACCGAACTGACCGAGGCCGACACGAGCGGCATCAACGCGGTGTTGCTCGGCATTGCGGCAGAACTGCGCATCGGCGCGGTGCTGACCACGTCGGTGAGCCTGCATGCGCGGCGCGCGGTGCGCGAAGCCGATGTCGCGCGCCGGATGATGCACGCAGCGCGCGAAGCGCAGGTTCTGCCGAAGGGCATCAGCGGCGCGCTCGCGACGGTCCATGCGAAACGGCCGTTTCCGTACAGTGCAGAGGAAATCGACGAATTCGCGCGCGACGTGCGCGATCCAAATTTCCGCGTGCAGGTCGCCGCCGACGGCGTCCACGTGTACAACCGCGACGGCCATCATCGTTCGGACGATCCGTTTGCGCTCTACCCCGAACTGAAACTCGACAACGACGGCGGCCACGCGTTTTACATGGGCGTGCAGCTTGCGCGTGCGGAGATCGCGTGGCGGCTGGGCAAGCGCTTCGATCAGGACCAGCCGCTCGACTGGGGTTGCGCGGTTGAGCGGCCCAAGGAAGATTTGAGCGCATGGTGCGCACCCGGCACGACGAAGAAAAAGCGCTGA
- a CDS encoding form I ribulose bisphosphate carboxylase large subunit, which translates to MNDFSQPVIEPVRSPRERYAAGVMKYREMGYWQPDYTPKDTDVIALFRITPQPGVEPEEAAAAVAGESSTATWTVVWTDRLTACDMYRAKAYRIEPVPGAHDEPQYFAYIAYELDLFEEGSVANLTASIIGNVFGFKPLKALRLEDMRIPVAYLKTFQGPPTGIIVERERLDKYGRPLLGATVKPKLGLSGKNYGRVVYEGLRGGLDFLKDDENINSQAFMHWRDRFLFSMEAVNRAQAETGELKGHYLNVTAGTMEEMYERAEFAKELGSCIVMIDLVIGWTAIQSMGRWARRNDMILHLHRAGHSTYTRQRNHGISFRVIAKWLRMAGVDHAHAGTAVGKLEGDPLTVQGFYNVCREAHNPVDLSRGLFFEQPWAGLRKVMPVASGGIHAGQMHQLLDLFGDDAILQFGGGTIGHPAGIQAGAIANRVALEAMVKARNEGRDILHEGPDILEAAARSCTPLKQALDTWRDVTFNYASTDTPDFAATPTVS; encoded by the coding sequence TGCCGCAGGCGTGATGAAGTATCGCGAGATGGGCTACTGGCAGCCGGACTACACGCCGAAGGACACCGACGTCATCGCGCTGTTCCGCATCACGCCGCAGCCCGGCGTCGAGCCCGAGGAAGCAGCGGCGGCTGTTGCCGGCGAATCGTCGACGGCGACCTGGACCGTCGTGTGGACCGACCGCCTCACCGCGTGCGACATGTACCGCGCGAAAGCGTACCGGATCGAGCCGGTGCCCGGCGCGCACGACGAGCCGCAGTACTTCGCGTACATCGCGTACGAACTCGATCTGTTCGAGGAAGGTTCGGTCGCGAACCTCACCGCGTCGATCATCGGCAATGTGTTCGGCTTCAAGCCGTTGAAAGCGCTGCGGCTCGAAGACATGCGCATTCCGGTCGCGTATCTGAAGACCTTCCAGGGACCGCCGACCGGCATCATCGTCGAGCGCGAACGGCTCGACAAGTACGGACGTCCGCTGCTCGGCGCGACCGTGAAGCCGAAGCTCGGGCTGTCGGGCAAGAACTATGGACGCGTCGTGTACGAGGGCTTGCGCGGCGGACTCGATTTTCTGAAGGACGACGAGAACATCAATTCGCAGGCGTTCATGCACTGGCGCGACCGTTTCCTGTTCTCGATGGAAGCGGTGAACCGCGCACAGGCCGAAACCGGCGAGCTGAAGGGCCATTACCTGAACGTCACGGCCGGCACGATGGAGGAGATGTACGAGCGCGCCGAATTCGCGAAGGAACTCGGTTCGTGCATCGTGATGATCGATCTCGTGATCGGCTGGACGGCGATCCAGTCGATGGGACGCTGGGCGCGTCGCAACGACATGATCCTGCATCTGCATCGCGCGGGGCACAGCACCTACACGCGGCAGCGCAATCACGGCATCTCGTTCCGCGTGATCGCGAAGTGGCTGCGGATGGCGGGCGTCGATCATGCGCATGCGGGCACGGCCGTCGGCAAGCTCGAAGGCGATCCGCTGACCGTGCAGGGCTTTTACAACGTGTGCCGCGAAGCGCACAACCCGGTCGATCTGTCGCGTGGACTGTTTTTCGAGCAGCCGTGGGCGGGCTTGCGCAAGGTGATGCCGGTCGCGTCGGGCGGGATTCACGCCGGGCAGATGCATCAGTTGCTCGACCTGTTCGGCGACGACGCGATCCTGCAGTTCGGCGGCGGCACGATCGGCCATCCGGCCGGCATTCAGGCGGGCGCGATTGCGAACCGCGTCGCACTCGAAGCGATGGTGAAGGCGCGCAACGAAGGGCGCGACATCCTGCACGAAGGTCCGGACATTCTCGAAGCGGCCGCGCGCAGCTGCACGCCGCTCAAGCAGGCGCTCGACACATGGCGCGACGTGACCTTCAACTACGCATCCACCGATACGCCCGATTTCGCCGCGACGCCGACCGTCTCGTGA
- a CDS encoding phosphoribulokinase, with the protein MSVKHPIIAVTGSSGAGTTTVMKSFTHIFRREHINAQIVEGDAFHRYDRHGMREAMKQHERDGAPNFSHFGPQANLLEELEALFVSYGESGSGQLRHYVHDEAETRLYKQDAGTFTPWEDVTSGTDLMFYEGLHGAAVTDHVDIARHADLLIGVVPIINLEWIQKLHRDQTMRGYSHEAVVDTILRRMPDYVNYICPQFSRTHVNFQRVPTVDTSNPFIAREIPQPDESFVVIRFARPKGIDFQYLLTMLHDSFMSRPNVIVVPGGKMGLAMQLIFTPMILQLLDRRARA; encoded by the coding sequence ATGTCAGTCAAACATCCGATCATCGCGGTTACCGGTTCGAGCGGAGCCGGCACGACCACGGTGATGAAGAGCTTCACCCACATTTTCCGGCGCGAGCACATCAACGCGCAGATCGTCGAGGGCGACGCGTTTCATCGCTACGACCGCCACGGCATGCGCGAAGCGATGAAGCAGCACGAACGCGACGGCGCGCCGAACTTCAGCCACTTCGGGCCGCAGGCGAATCTACTCGAAGAGCTTGAAGCGCTGTTCGTCAGTTACGGCGAAAGCGGCTCCGGGCAGCTGCGCCACTACGTGCACGACGAAGCGGAAACGCGTCTCTACAAGCAGGATGCGGGCACGTTCACGCCGTGGGAAGACGTCACGTCCGGCACCGACCTGATGTTCTACGAAGGGCTGCACGGCGCGGCCGTCACCGATCACGTCGATATCGCGCGGCATGCGGATCTGCTGATCGGTGTCGTGCCGATCATCAACCTCGAATGGATCCAGAAGCTGCATCGCGACCAGACGATGCGCGGCTATTCGCACGAGGCCGTGGTCGACACGATCCTGCGCAGGATGCCGGATTACGTGAACTACATCTGCCCGCAGTTTTCTCGAACGCACGTGAATTTTCAGCGTGTGCCGACGGTGGACACGTCGAATCCGTTTATCGCGCGGGAGATTCCGCAGCCCGACGAGAGCTTCGTCGTGATCCGCTTCGCGCGGCCGAAGGGTATCGACTTCCAGTATCTGCTGACGATGCTGCACGACTCGTTCATGTCGCGTCCGAATGTGATCGTCGTGCCGGGCGGCAAGATGGGTCTCGCGATGCAGCTGATCTTTACGCCGATGATTTTGCAGCTGCTCGACCGGCGTGCGCGGGCTTGA
- the tkt gene encoding transketolase — protein sequence MSDVAESAALSSGSSVTRSMADALRMLAIDAVEAAKSGHPGMPLGMAEIAVALWDRHLKHNPRNPAWPDRDRFVLSNGHGSMLLYGLLHLTGYDLPIDELKHFRQLHSRTPGHPEVGVTPGVETTTGPLGQGLANAVGMALAEALLAKEFNRPGHAIVDHRTYVFVGDGCLMEGISHEAASLAGTLKLGKLTVLYDDNGISIDGHVAQWFADDTPARFAAYGWHVVRDVDGHDVDAVDRALHEARASDRPTLICCRTIIGKGSPRKAGTHDVHGAPLGADEVERTRRALGWTEPPFAVPDAVRTQWDATERGASAEANWTTRFDAYRARYPEDAAEFERRARGALPAHWRDAVRALIRDADLAAESIATRKASQQAIGALARALPELLGGSADLTGSNLTDWKSAVDVRTDSTGLQGGNYLHYGVREFGMSAVMNGIALHRGYIPFGGTFLTFSDYARNALRMAALMKTRSIFVFTHDSIGLGEDGPTHQAVEHAASLRMIPGLDVWRPCDTVETAHAWAAAVERDGPSCLLLSRQNLPFVTRDAATIDAIARGGYVLRDWPDGSNVSQRVVLLATGSEVALALDAVAPLEQDGIAVRVVSMPSTNVFDRQPRAWRDAVLPPGVPRVAVEAGVTAFWRQYVGLDGGVLGIDSFGESAPAAALFAHFGLTAHALADEARRVVHR from the coding sequence ATGAGTGACGTTGCTGAATCTGCTGCGTTGTCCTCTGGTTCGTCCGTTACTCGTTCGATGGCCGACGCGCTGCGCATGCTCGCGATCGATGCCGTCGAAGCGGCGAAGTCTGGTCATCCCGGCATGCCGCTCGGCATGGCGGAAATCGCCGTCGCCCTGTGGGACCGGCATCTGAAACACAACCCGCGCAATCCCGCGTGGCCGGATCGCGACCGCTTCGTGCTGTCGAACGGACACGGCTCGATGCTGCTGTATGGGCTGCTGCATCTGACCGGCTACGATCTGCCGATCGATGAGCTGAAGCATTTTCGTCAGTTGCATAGCCGTACGCCTGGGCACCCCGAAGTAGGTGTGACACCAGGCGTCGAAACGACGACCGGACCACTCGGTCAGGGGCTCGCGAACGCGGTCGGCATGGCGCTCGCGGAAGCGCTGCTCGCGAAGGAATTCAATCGACCGGGTCATGCGATCGTCGATCACCGGACGTATGTATTCGTCGGCGACGGCTGCCTGATGGAGGGCATCTCGCACGAAGCCGCGTCGCTGGCCGGCACGCTGAAGCTCGGCAAGCTGACGGTGCTCTACGACGACAACGGCATCTCGATCGACGGCCACGTCGCGCAGTGGTTCGCCGACGACACGCCCGCGCGGTTCGCCGCGTACGGCTGGCACGTCGTACGCGATGTCGATGGGCATGACGTCGACGCGGTCGATCGTGCGTTGCATGAAGCGCGCGCATCGGACCGGCCGACGCTGATCTGCTGCCGCACGATAATCGGCAAGGGTTCACCAAGGAAGGCCGGCACGCACGATGTGCACGGCGCACCGCTCGGCGCCGACGAGGTCGAGCGCACACGTCGCGCGCTCGGCTGGACCGAGCCGCCGTTCGCGGTGCCGGATGCGGTACGTACGCAATGGGACGCGACCGAACGCGGCGCGTCCGCAGAGGCGAACTGGACCACACGCTTCGACGCATATCGTGCACGCTACCCGGAAGACGCTGCGGAGTTCGAGCGCCGCGCGCGCGGCGCGCTGCCCGCGCATTGGCGCGACGCGGTGCGCGCACTGATCCGCGATGCGGACCTCGCAGCCGAATCGATCGCGACGCGCAAGGCATCGCAGCAGGCCATTGGCGCGCTCGCCCGCGCATTGCCCGAATTACTGGGCGGCTCGGCTGATCTGACTGGTTCGAATCTCACCGACTGGAAATCCGCAGTCGACGTGCGCACCGACTCGACAGGGTTGCAGGGCGGCAATTATCTGCACTACGGCGTGCGCGAGTTCGGCATGAGTGCAGTGATGAACGGGATCGCGCTGCATCGCGGATACATTCCGTTCGGCGGCACGTTCCTCACGTTCTCCGACTACGCGCGCAATGCGCTGCGCATGGCCGCACTGATGAAAACACGGTCTATCTTCGTGTTCACGCACGATTCGATCGGCCTTGGCGAAGACGGTCCGACGCATCAGGCGGTCGAGCATGCGGCGAGCTTGCGGATGATTCCGGGGCTCGACGTCTGGCGGCCGTGCGACACGGTTGAGACCGCGCACGCGTGGGCGGCCGCAGTCGAACGCGATGGGCCGTCGTGTCTGCTGCTGAGCCGGCAGAACCTGCCGTTCGTTACTCGCGATGCTGCGACGATCGATGCGATCGCGCGAGGCGGCTACGTGCTACGCGACTGGCCCGATGGTTCGAACGTATCGCAGCGTGTGGTGCTGCTCGCGACCGGCTCCGAAGTCGCACTCGCACTCGATGCGGTCGCGCCGCTCGAACAGGATGGCATCGCCGTGCGCGTCGTCTCGATGCCGTCGACGAACGTATTCGACCGCCAGCCGCGCGCATGGCGCGACGCGGTGCTGCCGCCAGGCGTGCCGCGCGTCGCGGTCGAAGCGGGCGTCACTGCGTTCTGGCGGCAGTACGTGGGGCTCGACGGCGGTGTGCTCGGTATCGATTCGTTCGGCGAGTCGGCGCCAGCGGCCGCGTTGTTCGCGCATTTCGGGTTGACCGCGCACGCGTTAGCGGACGAAGCACGCCGCGTGGTGCATCGCTAG
- a CDS encoding class 1 fructose-bisphosphatase: MQDGRTTLSKFLIDTLDRQPVAGTAPETAGLSALLIDVAAAIKSISAMLTKGALGGNYGSAQTVNTHGEEQKKLDVATNEIFVQQCEWDGLLAAMVSEEMEAVYPIPQGYPRGDYLLAFDPLDGSSNIDINGVVGSIFSVLRHRGSTNDEPVSDDAFLRPGHEQVAAGYAVYGPSTMLVLSVGNGTHGFTLERDIGNFVLTHSNIRIPEDTVEFAINASNERFWEPPVRRYVQECKDGRSGCRAEDFNMRWIASMVAEVHRILMRGGVFMYPRDSKTPAMEGRLRLLYEANPMSFLVEQAGGASITGRERILDVAPRTLHGRVPVILGSKNEVERIGRYHGEYDRGEDKPYTSPLFGRRSLFLPDFTA; encoded by the coding sequence ATGCAAGACGGACGCACCACGCTTTCGAAGTTCCTGATCGACACGCTCGATCGCCAGCCCGTCGCAGGTACGGCGCCGGAAACAGCCGGGCTGTCGGCGCTGTTGATCGACGTCGCCGCGGCGATCAAGTCGATCTCGGCGATGCTCACGAAGGGCGCGCTCGGCGGCAATTACGGTTCCGCGCAGACCGTCAACACGCACGGCGAGGAGCAGAAGAAGCTCGACGTCGCGACCAACGAGATATTCGTCCAGCAATGCGAGTGGGACGGGTTGCTCGCGGCGATGGTGTCGGAGGAAATGGAGGCCGTCTATCCGATTCCGCAGGGTTATCCGCGTGGCGATTATCTGCTCGCGTTCGATCCGCTCGACGGGTCGTCGAATATCGACATCAACGGCGTCGTGGGTTCGATATTTTCGGTGCTGCGCCATCGCGGCAGCACCAACGATGAGCCAGTCAGCGACGACGCATTCCTGCGCCCCGGTCACGAACAGGTCGCGGCAGGCTACGCGGTCTACGGACCATCGACGATGCTGGTGCTGTCGGTCGGCAACGGCACGCACGGCTTCACGCTCGAACGCGATATCGGCAACTTCGTGCTCACGCATTCGAACATCCGCATCCCGGAAGACACGGTCGAGTTCGCGATCAACGCGTCGAACGAACGCTTCTGGGAGCCGCCGGTGCGGCGCTATGTGCAGGAGTGCAAGGACGGTCGCAGCGGGTGTCGCGCGGAAGATTTCAACATGCGCTGGATTGCGTCGATGGTCGCGGAGGTGCATCGGATCCTGATGCGCGGCGGCGTGTTCATGTACCCGCGCGATTCGAAAACGCCCGCGATGGAAGGTCGTCTGCGGCTGCTGTACGAAGCGAACCCGATGAGTTTTCTGGTCGAGCAGGCGGGCGGGGCGTCGATCACCGGACGCGAACGGATTCTCGACGTCGCGCCGCGCACGCTGCACGGCCGCGTGCCGGTGATTCTCGGCTCGAAGAACGAAGTGGAGCGCATCGGCCGCTATCACGGCGAATACGATCGCGGCGAGGACAAGCCGTACACGTCACCGCTGTTCGGCCGGCGTTCGCTGTTCCTGCCGGATTTCACCGCATAG
- a CDS encoding flavoprotein has translation MIHVPARRLDDFKPDARFAWCVTGSGHMLEESIALARQLPRADLFLSAAAEEVLPLYGWPLDELRKHFRVFRDNSASGVPVGMLYQGAFHTVVIAPATSNTVAKCAFGISDTLPTNMFAQAGKQCIPGIVFACDTEPTVITQSPDEWVELRPRAIELDNVERLARFDHTTLARSLDELKAALDQRLSTLDLAWTTSSS, from the coding sequence ATGATCCACGTACCCGCGCGTCGTCTCGACGACTTCAAGCCGGACGCGCGCTTCGCGTGGTGCGTGACCGGCTCCGGTCACATGCTCGAAGAATCGATTGCGCTTGCGCGGCAGTTGCCGCGCGCCGACCTGTTTCTATCTGCCGCTGCCGAAGAAGTGCTGCCGTTGTACGGCTGGCCGCTCGACGAACTGCGCAAGCACTTCCGCGTGTTCCGCGACAACAGCGCGAGCGGCGTGCCGGTCGGCATGCTGTACCAGGGCGCGTTTCACACGGTCGTGATCGCACCGGCCACGAGCAACACCGTCGCCAAATGCGCGTTCGGCATCTCCGATACGCTGCCAACCAACATGTTCGCGCAAGCCGGCAAGCAGTGCATCCCGGGCATCGTCTTTGCATGCGACACGGAACCGACCGTGATCACGCAAAGCCCCGACGAATGGGTCGAGCTGCGTCCGCGGGCGATCGAACTCGATAACGTCGAACGCCTCGCGCGTTTCGATCACACGACGCTCGCGCGCTCGCTGGACGAACTGAAAGCGGCGCTCGATCAACGGCTGTCGACGCTCGATCTCGCATGGACCACATCCTCTTCCTGA
- a CDS encoding ribulose bisphosphate carboxylase small subunit translates to MRITQGTFSFLPDLTDEEIGLQVDYALSQGWACSIEFTDDPHPRNTYWEMWGLPMFDLHDAAGVLQELKACRAARPQHYIKINAFDSVRGFETMRLSFIVGRPDEEPGFRLTRQDSGGRAQHYGIVSYAGDRPAGERYGPAR, encoded by the coding sequence ATGCGCATTACACAGGGAACGTTCTCCTTCCTGCCGGATTTGACCGATGAGGAGATCGGCTTGCAGGTCGACTACGCGCTGAGCCAGGGCTGGGCCTGCTCGATCGAATTCACCGACGACCCGCATCCGCGCAACACCTACTGGGAAATGTGGGGCCTGCCGATGTTCGATCTGCACGATGCAGCCGGCGTATTGCAGGAACTGAAAGCGTGCCGCGCGGCGCGTCCGCAGCACTACATCAAGATCAACGCGTTCGATTCGGTGCGCGGCTTCGAGACGATGCGGCTGTCGTTCATCGTCGGCCGGCCGGATGAGGAGCCGGGCTTCCGTCTGACACGTCAGGACAGCGGGGGGCGTGCACAGCACTACGGCATCGTGAGCTATGCCGGCGATCGGCCAGCAGGTGAACGCTACGGCCCCGCGCGTTGA
- the fba gene encoding class II fructose-bisphosphate aldolase (catalyzes the reversible aldol condensation of dihydroxyacetonephosphate and glyceraldehyde 3-phosphate in the Calvin cycle, glycolysis, and/or gluconeogenesis), with product MAFIALRQLLDHAAEHGYGVPAFNVNNMEQIHAIMRAAEATDSPVILQASAGARKYAGEPYLRHLVLAAAEAHPDIPLVLHQDHGASPAVCQQAIRSGFTSVMMDGSLLPDQKTPAAYDYNVDVSRRVVEAAHAVGVSVEGELGCLGSLETGTAGEEDGVGAAGKLSRDDLLTDPHEAQIFVEATGVDALAIAIGTSHGAYKFSREPTGDILAIDRIVEIHARIPDTHLVMHGSSSVPQEWLAVIREYGGEIPVTFGVPVDEIRRGIAHGVRKVNIDTDIRLAMSGAMRQSLATARSEFDPRAALKAATAAASSICVERFEAFGCAGHASRIKPLPLDAMARRYH from the coding sequence ATGGCCTTCATCGCACTGCGGCAGTTGCTCGATCACGCGGCCGAACACGGCTACGGCGTGCCGGCGTTCAACGTCAACAACATGGAGCAGATTCACGCCATCATGCGGGCTGCGGAGGCGACTGACAGTCCCGTGATCCTTCAAGCGTCGGCGGGGGCGCGCAAGTATGCGGGCGAGCCGTATCTGCGCCACCTCGTACTCGCGGCAGCCGAAGCGCATCCCGACATTCCGCTGGTCCTGCACCAGGACCACGGCGCGAGTCCGGCCGTGTGCCAGCAGGCAATCCGCTCCGGCTTCACGTCGGTGATGATGGACGGCTCGCTGCTGCCCGACCAGAAGACACCCGCTGCGTACGACTACAACGTCGACGTGAGCCGCCGCGTGGTCGAGGCTGCGCATGCGGTGGGCGTGTCGGTCGAAGGCGAGCTGGGGTGTCTGGGCTCGCTCGAAACCGGCACGGCGGGCGAAGAGGACGGTGTCGGCGCGGCGGGCAAACTGTCGCGCGACGATCTGCTGACCGATCCGCACGAAGCGCAGATTTTCGTCGAAGCTACCGGCGTCGATGCGCTGGCGATCGCGATCGGTACATCGCATGGCGCGTACAAGTTCAGCCGCGAGCCGACCGGCGACATTCTCGCGATCGATCGCATCGTCGAGATTCACGCTCGCATTCCGGACACGCATCTGGTGATGCACGGGTCGTCGTCGGTGCCGCAGGAATGGCTCGCGGTGATCCGCGAATACGGCGGAGAGATTCCGGTGACGTTCGGCGTGCCCGTCGACGAGATTCGTCGCGGCATCGCGCACGGCGTGCGCAAGGTCAACATCGATACCGACATCCGCCTCGCAATGAGCGGTGCGATGCGACAGTCGCTCGCGACCGCGCGCTCGGAGTTCGATCCGCGCGCCGCGTTGAAGGCGGCGACGGCGGCTGCGAGCTCGATCTGCGTCGAGCGCTTCGAGGCGTTCGGCTGCGCGGGGCACGCATCGCGGATCAAGCCGCTGCCGCTCGATGCGATGGCGCGCAGGTACCACTGA
- the cbbX gene encoding CbbX protein → MTDVADAQTQAAACVDKTAPQVDLSALYRDSGIGDVLAELDRDLVGLAPVKTRIREIAAHLLVERARDALGLAGSAPTLHMCFSGNPGTGKTTVALRMAEVLHRLGYIRRNHLVSVTRDDLVGQYIGHTAPKTRDVLKRAMGGVLFIDEAYYLYRPENERDYGQEAIEILLQTMENQRDDLVVILAGYASRMDIFFESNPGFRSRIAHHITFPDYDETELIEIAARMLDTMHYRFDADSRHAFADYLALRIRQPNFANARSVRNALDRARLRQANRLFAAAMGGGAPADAASLMLIATDDIRASRVFETSGPPIPQP, encoded by the coding sequence ATGACGGACGTTGCCGATGCACAGACGCAAGCCGCTGCGTGCGTGGATAAAACCGCACCGCAAGTCGATCTGTCGGCGCTGTATCGCGACTCGGGTATCGGCGATGTGCTCGCCGAACTCGACCGCGATCTCGTCGGCCTCGCTCCGGTGAAGACACGCATCCGCGAGATCGCCGCGCATCTGCTGGTCGAACGGGCACGCGATGCGCTCGGCCTCGCCGGCAGCGCGCCGACGCTGCACATGTGCTTCTCGGGCAACCCCGGCACCGGCAAGACGACGGTTGCGCTGCGGATGGCCGAAGTGCTGCACCGGCTCGGCTATATCCGCAGGAATCATCTGGTGTCGGTGACGCGCGACGATCTGGTCGGCCAGTACATCGGCCACACCGCGCCGAAGACCCGCGACGTGCTGAAGCGCGCGATGGGCGGCGTGCTGTTCATCGACGAGGCGTACTACCTGTATCGCCCGGAAAACGAGCGCGACTACGGGCAGGAAGCGATCGAGATCCTGCTGCAGACGATGGAGAACCAGCGCGACGATCTGGTCGTGATTCTGGCCGGCTACGCGTCGCGGATGGACATTTTCTTCGAGAGCAATCCGGGTTTCCGTTCGCGGATCGCGCATCACATCACGTTTCCCGACTACGACGAAACGGAACTGATCGAGATCGCCGCGCGGATGCTCGACACGATGCACTACCGCTTCGACGCCGACTCGCGGCACGCGTTCGCCGATTACCTCGCGCTGCGCATCCGACAGCCGAACTTTGCGAACGCGCGCTCGGTGCGCAATGCGCTCGATCGTGCGCGACTGCGCCAGGCGAACCGGCTGTTCGCGGCCGCGATGGGCGGCGGCGCACCCGCCGATGCCGCCTCGCTCATGCTGATCGCCACCGACGACATCCGCGCGAGCCGCGTGTTCGAAACGTCCGGTCCGCCGATACCGCAGCCCTGA
- the rpe gene encoding ribulose-phosphate 3-epimerase gives MREFLIAPSLLSADFARLADEVRDVTTAGADWIHLDVMDNHYVPNLTVGPLVCAALRPHATIPLDVHLMTMPVDPLVTAFADAGAHTISFHPEASLHVHRTIQLIRACGVRAGLALNPATPLTVLDHVLDQLDVVLVMSVNPGFGGQAFIPETLDKLRALRRRVDAAIERTGRPLLIEVDGGVKASNIAQIAEAGADVFVAGSAVFGAGGGGGVERYRQSIGSLREELEKADVAAAAQ, from the coding sequence ATGCGCGAATTCCTGATCGCCCCGTCGCTGCTGTCGGCGGACTTCGCGCGTCTCGCCGATGAGGTTCGCGACGTCACGACAGCCGGCGCGGACTGGATCCATCTGGACGTGATGGACAACCACTACGTGCCGAACCTGACCGTCGGGCCGCTGGTGTGCGCGGCATTGCGCCCACACGCGACGATTCCGCTCGACGTCCACCTGATGACGATGCCGGTCGATCCGCTCGTCACCGCATTCGCCGATGCCGGCGCGCATACGATCAGCTTCCATCCGGAAGCGTCGCTACATGTGCACCGGACGATTCAACTGATCCGTGCATGCGGTGTGCGTGCAGGGCTCGCGCTCAATCCGGCCACGCCGCTTACTGTGCTCGATCACGTGCTGGATCAACTGGACGTGGTGCTCGTGATGTCGGTGAATCCCGGTTTCGGCGGGCAGGCGTTCATTCCCGAAACGCTCGACAAGCTGCGTGCGTTGCGCCGTCGTGTCGATGCGGCGATCGAGCGTACCGGTCGGCCGTTGCTGATCGAAGTCGATGGTGGGGTGAAGGCGTCGAACATCGCGCAGATTGCGGAGGCGGGCGCTGACGTGTTCGTCGCGGGATCGGCGGTATTTGGAGCGGGTGGTGGAGGCGGCGTGGAGCGTTACAGGCAAAGCATAGGCAGTCTGCGCGAGGAACTCGAAAAAGCCGACGTTGCGGCCGCAGCGCAGTAA